One window of the uncultured Paludibaculum sp. genome contains the following:
- a CDS encoding protein phosphatase 2C domain-containing protein: protein MLFETSILSRPGGREVNEDAAHWRAVAPGSAIWVLADGLGGHGGGEAASQRAAEELLALDPPAADPAWIADRIQSTHERIVAGQQESLELRHMHTTAVLLAAVGGQAAWGHCGDSRLYFFRDGRLVEQTIDHSYVQTKVDAGDLRPQDIRFHEDRNRLLASLGASGAVRTTVRPEPLPLQPGDAFLLASDGFWELVLETEMEVELAKASSAKGWIGGMLNRLLARAEGEYDNYTAVAVWVHDGGEQVP from the coding sequence ATGCTCTTCGAAACGTCCATCCTGAGCCGTCCGGGCGGGCGCGAGGTGAATGAGGATGCGGCCCATTGGCGCGCCGTCGCACCGGGCTCGGCGATCTGGGTGCTGGCCGACGGCCTGGGCGGTCATGGTGGCGGCGAGGCCGCGTCGCAACGGGCGGCGGAAGAACTGCTGGCGCTGGATCCACCCGCGGCCGATCCAGCGTGGATTGCCGATCGCATCCAGTCCACCCATGAGCGGATCGTGGCCGGGCAGCAGGAATCCCTCGAATTGCGGCACATGCACACCACCGCGGTCCTGCTGGCGGCTGTTGGCGGCCAGGCAGCCTGGGGTCATTGCGGCGACTCGCGGCTTTACTTCTTCCGCGACGGACGACTGGTGGAGCAGACCATCGACCACAGCTACGTCCAGACCAAGGTCGACGCCGGAGATCTCCGGCCGCAGGACATCCGCTTCCACGAGGATCGCAACCGGCTGCTGGCCAGCCTGGGCGCCAGCGGAGCCGTTCGAACCACAGTCCGGCCGGAGCCTCTGCCGCTGCAGCCCGGCGACGCCTTCCTGCTGGCCTCGGACGGCTTCTGGGAGCTGGTTCTGGAGACGGAGATGGAAGTGGAACTCGCCAAGGCGTCCTCGGCCAAAGGCTGGATCGGCGGCATGCTGAATCGCCTGCTGGCCCGTGCCGAAGGAGAATATGACAACTACACAGCCGTGGCCGTCTGGGTTCACGACGGCGGGGAGCAGGTACCGTGA
- a CDS encoding serine/threonine-protein kinase, with protein MIPSNLCPNCFEQRDSAAACPACGWSSTSQPDSPFYLWPGTILKEQYVIGKVLGHGGFGITYMGWDLNLARRIAIKEYFPAGVAARMTGNPSVFPHSKKFENEYRWGLERYLEEARTVARFQNHPFIVWVQNFFSLHGTAYLILEYLEGATLDQCLKEWGHLDFATAFRVMMPVMDALREVHSIGLLHRDISPDNIFILHNGQIKVIDFGAARYALGQQSQNLSVILKHGYAPPEQYETRGDQGAWTDVYAVAATMYRTMTGEIPPSSPDRQANDTLQPPSAKGASIPPGQEAALMKALALRPAERYRDMPSFLAALRDGEQPSSVRWQALVEKTKPSGDTGKFKMTGPGSWQEKQRAEELQRQNEKPPQPVKQEEEKKSKPWIIWALVAAIALVVTVGGAVVYHLLNPAQKIERFDADPTEIEAGQEAKLTWAATGVKRVILDGIGPQDVRGSLIVRPAQTTKYRLIAGLLDSWVEVKVKPAQAPPPTEVNPAEGFQTGEGERKEAPGKDAPRKDAPGNVTPPASNVQVTRCEIQPAVVRPGQQARLIWETRGAQSVSLEPDHRQLQLSGFIDFKPQRSTTVQIVARASQASATCSASVTVEQAQAPPQASEVNIVSFNASPVRLQANQRVTLSWQILNSTGSRIEPGIGPLQHANGQVQVVMQQTTRFVLTAYNAQGQQASRFVDVVVVPGDVAPPPRQLSFEALHHHSGWRFDLRNFHWDAAGRTNVCRGMISLANGTISFHGSNNDGFAVPYSEVAEVSINPDVNMGGSRVFLIRLASGKKYNFLTRMPIEQAVAAIRQTVGLKN; from the coding sequence GTGATCCCATCCAACCTCTGTCCCAACTGTTTTGAACAGCGCGACTCCGCGGCCGCCTGTCCCGCCTGCGGCTGGAGTTCGACCAGCCAGCCCGACTCGCCGTTCTACCTGTGGCCCGGCACGATTCTGAAGGAGCAGTACGTCATCGGCAAGGTGTTGGGCCATGGCGGCTTCGGCATCACCTACATGGGCTGGGATCTTAATCTGGCGCGCCGGATCGCCATCAAAGAGTACTTCCCGGCGGGCGTGGCCGCGCGCATGACCGGCAACCCATCGGTCTTCCCTCATTCGAAAAAGTTCGAGAACGAATACCGCTGGGGTCTCGAACGCTACCTGGAAGAGGCCCGTACCGTGGCCCGCTTCCAGAACCACCCGTTCATCGTCTGGGTGCAGAACTTTTTCTCGCTGCACGGCACCGCTTATCTGATCCTCGAGTACCTCGAAGGCGCCACCCTGGACCAGTGCCTGAAGGAGTGGGGCCACCTCGACTTCGCCACTGCCTTTCGCGTGATGATGCCCGTCATGGACGCGCTGCGCGAGGTGCATAGCATCGGACTGCTGCACCGCGACATCAGCCCGGACAACATTTTCATCCTGCACAACGGGCAGATCAAGGTGATCGACTTCGGCGCGGCGCGCTACGCCTTGGGCCAGCAGAGCCAGAACCTCTCCGTGATTCTCAAGCACGGCTACGCGCCGCCGGAGCAGTATGAGACGCGCGGCGACCAGGGCGCCTGGACCGACGTGTATGCCGTCGCCGCCACGATGTACCGCACCATGACGGGCGAGATTCCGCCCTCGTCCCCCGATCGCCAGGCAAACGACACCCTCCAGCCGCCATCCGCCAAAGGCGCCTCGATTCCACCCGGGCAGGAGGCTGCGCTGATGAAGGCGCTGGCGCTGCGCCCAGCCGAGCGCTACCGCGACATGCCTAGTTTTCTGGCTGCCCTGCGCGACGGCGAGCAGCCCTCCAGCGTCCGCTGGCAGGCGCTTGTCGAGAAGACCAAGCCCAGCGGCGACACAGGCAAGTTCAAGATGACCGGGCCCGGCTCATGGCAGGAGAAACAGCGCGCGGAGGAACTGCAGCGCCAGAACGAGAAGCCACCCCAGCCGGTCAAACAGGAGGAGGAGAAGAAGTCCAAACCGTGGATCATCTGGGCGTTGGTCGCGGCCATCGCCCTGGTGGTGACCGTGGGCGGAGCCGTGGTCTACCACCTGCTGAACCCCGCGCAGAAGATCGAGCGTTTCGACGCCGACCCCACCGAGATCGAGGCAGGCCAGGAAGCGAAGCTCACGTGGGCGGCCACCGGTGTAAAGCGCGTGATCCTGGACGGCATCGGTCCGCAGGACGTGCGCGGCAGCCTCATCGTGCGGCCCGCGCAAACGACCAAGTACCGCCTGATCGCGGGCCTCCTCGACAGTTGGGTGGAGGTGAAAGTGAAGCCCGCCCAGGCGCCGCCACCAACGGAGGTAAATCCCGCCGAAGGCTTCCAGACCGGCGAGGGCGAGCGCAAGGAAGCGCCAGGAAAAGACGCACCAAGAAAAGATGCACCCGGTAATGTCACCCCACCCGCCTCCAACGTCCAGGTGACGCGCTGCGAGATTCAACCCGCCGTGGTGCGACCCGGCCAGCAGGCTCGGCTCATCTGGGAGACGCGCGGCGCGCAGAGCGTATCGCTCGAGCCCGACCACCGTCAATTGCAGCTCAGTGGCTTCATCGACTTCAAGCCTCAGCGGTCCACCACGGTCCAGATCGTAGCCCGGGCCAGCCAGGCCTCGGCCACCTGTTCGGCATCCGTGACGGTGGAACAGGCACAGGCGCCGCCGCAGGCCTCCGAAGTCAACATCGTCAGCTTCAACGCGTCGCCCGTCCGGCTGCAGGCGAACCAGCGCGTGACGCTGTCGTGGCAGATTCTGAACTCTACCGGCTCACGGATTGAGCCCGGCATCGGTCCCCTGCAGCATGCCAACGGTCAGGTGCAAGTGGTGATGCAGCAGACCACGCGCTTCGTCCTCACCGCCTACAACGCCCAAGGACAACAGGCGTCGCGTTTTGTGGACGTCGTGGTGGTGCCCGGGGACGTGGCGCCCCCGCCGCGCCAACTCTCCTTCGAGGCCCTCCACCATCACAGCGGCTGGCGCTTCGACCTGCGCAACTTCCACTGGGACGCCGCGGGCCGCACCAACGTCTGCCGCGGGATGATCAGTCTCGCCAACGGCACCATCTCCTTCCACGGGTCGAACAACGACGGCTTCGCCGTGCCCTACTCGGAGGTGGCCGAGGTGTCCATCAATCCGGACGTGAACATGGGTGGCAGCCGTGTCTTCCTCATCCGTCTGGCGTCGGGTAAGAAATACAACTTCCTCACCCGCATGCCCATCGAGCAGGCAGTGGCCGCTATCCGCCAGACCGTCGGCCTCAAGAACTAG
- a CDS encoding sugar phosphate isomerase/epimerase, which translates to MQSISRRTMFAGAAALAATLPNTLEAFAVAAPGVTIGVATYSLRKFQRPQAIEILKKLNVQALSVKEFHLHYTDTPAQIAEGVNEFKAAGLKILSGGNIGLAKPEELRKMFDYAKAAGLPMMVCAPSHETLPEVEKLVKEYNIKAAIHNHGPEDKHFPSPQSVLAAVKNMDPRMGLCIDIGHTTRAKADLVASIKEAGPRLFDMHAKDLVFENGKWTQVAVGDGHIPIVEMFKTLKALHYTGGVMLEYEINADDPYPGMERSLSYMRGVRAALGA; encoded by the coding sequence ATGCAATCCATATCACGAAGAACCATGTTCGCCGGCGCCGCCGCGCTGGCCGCCACACTGCCCAACACACTGGAGGCCTTCGCAGTAGCGGCTCCGGGCGTCACCATCGGCGTCGCCACCTACTCCCTGCGCAAGTTCCAACGGCCGCAGGCCATCGAGATTCTGAAGAAGCTGAACGTGCAGGCCCTCAGCGTCAAGGAATTCCACCTGCACTACACCGACACGCCGGCGCAGATCGCCGAAGGCGTCAACGAATTCAAGGCCGCCGGCCTCAAGATTCTGAGCGGCGGCAACATCGGGCTGGCCAAGCCCGAAGAGCTTCGCAAGATGTTCGATTACGCCAAAGCCGCGGGCCTGCCCATGATGGTCTGCGCGCCTTCCCATGAGACGCTGCCCGAGGTGGAGAAGCTGGTGAAGGAGTACAACATCAAAGCCGCCATCCACAACCACGGCCCCGAGGACAAGCACTTTCCATCGCCGCAAAGCGTGCTGGCGGCCGTCAAGAACATGGACCCGCGCATGGGTCTCTGCATCGACATCGGCCACACCACACGCGCCAAGGCTGATCTGGTCGCCTCCATCAAGGAAGCCGGCCCACGCCTGTTCGATATGCACGCCAAGGATCTGGTCTTCGAAAATGGCAAGTGGACCCAGGTGGCCGTCGGCGATGGACACATCCCGATTGTCGAGATGTTCAAGACGCTGAAGGCCCTGCACTACACCGGTGGCGTGATGCTCGAATACGAAATCAACGCCGACGATCCCTATCCGGGCATGGAACGCTCGCTCTCGTACATGCGCGGCGTGCGCGCCGCTCTTGGCGCCTAA
- a CDS encoding fused MFS/spermidine synthase, with protein sequence MSLLVSSVIASAFCLFLVQPLLAKQILPWFGGTASVWAVCMVFYQGALLGGYLYAHALARFLAPRRQAQVHLAVVAGSLFALPVGLGAVDSVGTGSGWSIVWMLTRAVGVPYIVLSATSPLMQAWYARLDPEARAYKLFGWSNLSCALALLSFPFLLEPWLPLSRLNTWWSWAYGGVAVLLAASAVVVIRRSPEAAAVGRHDEVRTGGSWPKWIFYSAMGSLVLVSVTNHLCQTVAPIPFLWTVPLLLYLLTFMAVFEREWYARRWGMPLAGVALLAMAGAYVYLPPGQMLAAGIPIFSIGCFLACFYCHGELAALKPEPGRLTQFYLVMAAGGTLGSLLVAFVAPRVFRGYAELSVVLCILSLSMLLTVYRRSVLTDVLATVCAVLVTTPALAEFMKAPRELDAGRNFYGSLRVEQAEGRAGRPPLRSIIHGAISHGSEFAADGWWMRPTAYYGPNSGPGQWFAHTQGNRRVGVVGLGAGTLAAYGHAGDEFRFYEINPMVVDFARRHFRYLRDSKAQIEVAVGDGRLLLERESDQGFDLLVIDAFSGDSIPVHLLTREAFRTYRRHLKAGGVLALHLSNLYLDLIPEVRMLAADQGYECREVRDSGSEADAVRPSLWALAGTAGSLDWAPAQSGESRKHPRIWSDDYSTLLQVLR encoded by the coding sequence GTGTCCCTTCTCGTCTCATCGGTGATTGCCAGCGCGTTCTGCCTGTTCCTGGTACAGCCTCTGCTGGCGAAGCAGATACTGCCCTGGTTTGGGGGGACGGCTTCGGTGTGGGCGGTCTGCATGGTGTTCTACCAGGGGGCACTGCTGGGCGGGTATCTGTACGCGCACGCCCTGGCTCGTTTCCTGGCTCCAAGACGGCAGGCGCAGGTGCACCTGGCGGTGGTGGCCGGCAGCCTGTTCGCGCTGCCCGTGGGCCTGGGGGCTGTGGATTCGGTAGGCACTGGAAGCGGCTGGAGCATCGTCTGGATGCTGACGCGGGCGGTAGGCGTGCCCTACATCGTGCTGAGCGCCACCAGTCCGCTGATGCAGGCGTGGTACGCACGGCTGGACCCGGAAGCGCGGGCGTACAAGCTGTTCGGCTGGTCGAACCTGTCGTGCGCTCTGGCGCTATTGAGTTTCCCCTTTCTGCTGGAGCCCTGGCTACCGCTGTCGCGGCTGAATACCTGGTGGTCGTGGGCCTATGGCGGAGTGGCCGTCCTGTTGGCCGCCTCCGCGGTGGTCGTGATCCGGCGCAGCCCGGAAGCAGCGGCTGTGGGGCGGCACGATGAGGTGCGGACCGGTGGATCGTGGCCGAAGTGGATCTTCTATTCGGCGATGGGTTCGCTGGTGCTGGTGAGCGTAACGAATCACCTGTGCCAGACCGTGGCGCCGATTCCATTCCTTTGGACGGTGCCGCTGCTGTTGTACTTACTCACGTTCATGGCCGTTTTCGAACGTGAGTGGTACGCGCGGCGCTGGGGCATGCCCCTGGCGGGCGTGGCCCTGCTGGCGATGGCCGGCGCCTATGTCTACCTGCCGCCCGGCCAGATGCTGGCGGCGGGCATCCCCATCTTCTCCATCGGCTGCTTTCTGGCCTGCTTCTACTGCCATGGCGAGTTGGCGGCGCTGAAACCGGAGCCGGGGCGGCTGACGCAGTTTTACCTGGTGATGGCCGCCGGTGGAACCCTGGGATCGTTGTTGGTGGCGTTCGTGGCGCCGAGGGTTTTCCGCGGCTATGCAGAACTATCCGTGGTGCTGTGCATCCTTTCCCTCTCGATGTTGTTGACGGTCTACCGGCGCAGTGTGCTCACTGATGTACTGGCGACGGTGTGTGCTGTTCTGGTGACTACTCCGGCGTTGGCCGAGTTCATGAAGGCGCCGCGGGAACTGGATGCCGGCCGCAACTTCTACGGAAGTCTGCGAGTGGAACAAGCGGAGGGTAGGGCGGGACGGCCGCCGCTGCGCAGTATTATCCACGGGGCCATCTCGCATGGGTCTGAGTTCGCGGCTGACGGCTGGTGGATGCGGCCGACAGCCTATTACGGCCCGAACAGCGGCCCTGGGCAGTGGTTCGCCCATACGCAGGGCAATCGCCGTGTGGGCGTCGTCGGATTGGGCGCGGGTACGCTGGCGGCCTACGGCCACGCGGGCGACGAGTTCCGGTTCTACGAGATCAATCCGATGGTGGTGGATTTCGCCCGGCGGCATTTTCGCTACCTCAGAGACAGTAAGGCGCAGATCGAGGTGGCCGTCGGCGATGGCCGTCTGCTGCTGGAACGTGAATCCGATCAGGGCTTCGACCTGCTGGTGATCGACGCCTTCTCGGGTGACTCGATTCCCGTCCATCTGCTCACGCGCGAGGCGTTTCGAACCTACCGGCGTCACCTGAAGGCCGGTGGTGTGCTGGCACTGCACCTCTCAAACCTCTATCTGGATCTGATACCGGAAGTCCGGATGCTGGCCGCCGACCAGGGCTACGAGTGCCGAGAGGTACGGGACTCAGGCTCCGAGGCCGACGCGGTGCGCCCCAGCCTTTGGGCGCTGGCGGGCACGGCCGGGAGCCTGGATTGGGCACCCGCGCAGAGCGGCGAGAGCCGGAAACACCCCAGAATCTGGAGCGATGACTACTCGACGCTGCTGCAGGTGCTGCGGTAA
- a CDS encoding MIP/aquaporin family protein, translating to MRNGLLAELVAEFVGTMIILLFGAGVVSMVVLFGTGTPGEVVSGGYTNITLAWGLGVTFGVFVAGKISGAHLNPAVTLTLAVFRGFSWAKVAPYCVAQSLGAMAGAALVFFNYRLAFLQFDPNLEKTAGIFTTFPAFPQALSAGFFDQVLGTALLLFLIFAVTDERNQPVSGNLAPVVIGLIVVAIGMSFGKLHGYAINPARDIGPRIFTVMAGFRNNGLTDNTGIWWIPIVAPLAGGLVGGGCYDLLIRRWLPRD from the coding sequence ATGCGCAATGGTTTGCTGGCGGAACTGGTGGCCGAGTTTGTCGGTACGATGATCATCCTTCTGTTCGGAGCCGGGGTGGTCTCGATGGTCGTCCTGTTCGGCACCGGCACACCCGGCGAGGTAGTGAGCGGAGGCTACACGAACATCACCTTGGCCTGGGGGCTCGGCGTGACATTCGGCGTCTTTGTCGCCGGCAAGATCAGCGGAGCGCATCTCAACCCGGCCGTCACCCTGACTCTAGCCGTCTTCCGCGGCTTTTCCTGGGCCAAGGTCGCCCCCTACTGCGTCGCCCAGTCGCTGGGCGCCATGGCCGGCGCCGCCCTCGTCTTCTTCAACTACCGCCTGGCCTTCCTCCAATTCGATCCGAACCTCGAAAAGACCGCCGGCATCTTCACCACCTTCCCCGCCTTCCCTCAGGCTCTCTCGGCCGGGTTCTTCGATCAGGTGTTGGGCACGGCCCTCCTGCTGTTTCTGATCTTCGCCGTCACCGACGAAAGGAACCAGCCGGTCTCCGGGAATCTCGCACCGGTCGTCATCGGTCTGATCGTGGTCGCCATCGGCATGTCCTTTGGCAAGCTGCACGGCTACGCCATCAACCCGGCGCGCGACATCGGCCCCCGGATCTTCACGGTGATGGCCGGCTTCCGCAACAATGGGCTCACCGACAACACCGGGATCTGGTGGATCCCCATCGTCGCCCCTCTCGCCGGCGGACTGGTCGGTGGCGGCTGCTACGACCTGCTGATCCGGCGCTGGCTGCCTCGCGACTAG
- a CDS encoding DUF177 domain-containing protein has translation MFFTLTELEHHPILFEVTYAPGEVQLGEELHQLGGLEVSGKAELLRNTLGEIRLRGHAKVVLETNCDLCLDPANLNIDNDFDLFYRPAEKVETHGEIHLEEGEIEISFYEGDGVGLRDALREFILLSIPMRAVCREDCKGLCPTCGRNRNEGPCGCNTRRTDPRLAALKNIS, from the coding sequence ATGTTCTTCACACTCACCGAACTTGAGCACCACCCTATCCTTTTTGAAGTCACCTATGCTCCAGGTGAAGTGCAACTCGGCGAAGAGTTGCACCAGTTGGGCGGGCTCGAAGTCAGTGGCAAAGCCGAACTCCTGCGCAACACCCTGGGCGAGATTCGCCTGCGCGGCCATGCCAAAGTGGTGCTGGAAACCAACTGTGACCTCTGCCTCGATCCGGCCAACCTCAACATTGACAATGACTTCGACCTCTTCTACCGGCCCGCCGAGAAGGTCGAAACACATGGCGAAATTCACCTGGAAGAGGGTGAAATCGAGATCTCGTTCTACGAGGGAGACGGCGTAGGCCTGCGCGACGCCCTGCGAGAGTTCATCCTGCTCAGCATCCCCATGCGCGCGGTCTGCCGCGAAGACTGCAAAGGCCTCTGCCCGACGTGTGGCCGGAATCGCAATGAAGGTCCGTGTGGCTGCAACACCAGAAGAACCGATCCGCGCCTGGCGGCCCTCAAGAACATCAGTTGA
- a CDS encoding response regulator transcription factor, with the protein MSDIQVLLVDDHGVVRKGLRFILEQEPDLAVAGEAADGREAVRLAKELSPHVIVMDIAMPQLNGIDATAQIVKQNPSVGVLILSMHNDEAYLLRALECGARGFLLKDNAEEDLVRAIRIVASGKPFFSPAIAQALLEDYMRNLQQRNLQDSYSLLTDREREILQLLAEGRSNKDVANLLDLSVYTVETHRTRIMQKLNLHNTAELVLYAVRKKIIS; encoded by the coding sequence ATGAGCGACATTCAAGTTTTGCTGGTGGACGATCACGGTGTGGTTCGGAAGGGTCTGCGGTTCATTTTGGAGCAGGAGCCCGACTTGGCCGTGGCAGGCGAGGCGGCGGACGGACGAGAGGCGGTGCGCCTGGCCAAAGAGCTGTCGCCGCACGTCATCGTCATGGACATCGCGATGCCGCAGCTAAACGGCATTGACGCGACGGCGCAGATCGTGAAGCAGAACCCTTCCGTCGGGGTGCTGATTCTGTCGATGCACAACGATGAGGCTTACCTGCTGCGGGCGCTGGAGTGTGGGGCGCGCGGTTTCCTGCTGAAAGACAATGCCGAGGAGGATCTGGTGCGGGCCATCCGCATCGTGGCCAGCGGCAAGCCGTTCTTCAGCCCGGCCATCGCCCAGGCGTTGCTGGAAGACTACATGCGGAACCTGCAGCAGCGCAATCTGCAGGATAGCTACAGTCTGTTGACTGACCGCGAACGCGAGATTCTGCAATTGCTGGCCGAAGGCCGCTCGAACAAGGACGTGGCGAATCTGCTCGACTTGAGCGTGTACACGGTGGAGACGCACCGTACGCGCATCATGCAGAAGCTGAACCTCCACAACACGGCGGAACTGGTGCTGTACGCGGTGCGGAAGAAGATTATCAGCTAA
- a CDS encoding ATP-binding protein, whose translation MSPRFGFALIAGFGSMMVLTAILGFSQIRRTSQSQRDLMAAQESYSGTEALLSEMRADLYRINIDVRDYLLDRNAANAADLKQQVVESRERMLSSLFQLEKRLGHAVDADTLAKLRDQVEDYIAVLRPPLEWTPDVKNALASSYTRNLLTRRRLISDLAERLQSINVHNLRQAEQRLEDSQAEFRYWLRRLTYGILALSALVAGLSVWWIVRLERRARNAERALRNLSQKLVRAQEEERKALSLELHDQVGQMLTALRVEIANLGRIGTGDPEKFQTHVKQAKEVAEGAMKTVRDLAMGLRPSMLDDLGLGPAIGWQAREFSRVCGVPANVKIDGSLDGLTEPQKTSLFRVVQEALTNITRHASASEVNIRVQAEKDRVRLTIRDNGKGMDLAATKRLGLGMLGMEERILEMGGDLQIESEPGRGTEVKATIPRKSA comes from the coding sequence ATGAGTCCTCGATTCGGGTTCGCCCTCATCGCGGGGTTCGGCTCGATGATGGTGTTAACCGCAATTCTCGGGTTCTCGCAAATCCGGCGCACCTCCCAGAGCCAGCGTGACCTGATGGCGGCTCAGGAGTCATACTCCGGGACGGAGGCGCTGCTGTCCGAGATGCGGGCGGATCTGTACCGCATCAATATCGACGTTCGCGACTATCTGCTGGACCGCAACGCGGCCAACGCGGCCGACCTGAAGCAGCAAGTGGTGGAGAGCCGCGAGCGGATGCTGTCGTCTCTCTTCCAGTTGGAAAAGCGTCTGGGGCATGCTGTCGATGCCGACACCCTGGCCAAGCTGCGCGATCAGGTGGAAGACTACATCGCCGTACTGCGTCCGCCCTTGGAGTGGACTCCGGACGTCAAGAATGCCCTGGCCAGCAGCTACACGCGGAACCTGCTGACGCGCCGGCGCCTGATCTCCGATCTGGCGGAGCGGCTGCAGTCCATCAACGTCCACAACCTGCGGCAAGCCGAGCAACGGCTCGAAGATTCACAGGCCGAGTTCCGATACTGGCTGCGGCGGCTCACCTACGGCATTCTGGCGCTGAGCGCCCTGGTGGCCGGGCTGAGCGTCTGGTGGATTGTGCGGCTGGAGCGCCGGGCCCGCAATGCCGAGCGTGCCCTGCGGAATCTGTCACAGAAGCTCGTCCGGGCGCAGGAGGAGGAGCGGAAAGCGCTGTCTCTGGAACTGCACGACCAGGTAGGGCAGATGCTGACGGCTCTGCGTGTGGAGATCGCCAATTTGGGCCGGATTGGGACCGGGGACCCGGAGAAGTTTCAAACGCATGTGAAGCAGGCGAAAGAGGTGGCCGAAGGGGCCATGAAGACGGTGCGCGACCTGGCCATGGGGCTGCGTCCGTCGATGCTGGACGATCTCGGGCTGGGGCCGGCCATTGGCTGGCAGGCGCGGGAGTTTTCGCGCGTCTGCGGAGTCCCCGCCAACGTCAAGATCGATGGCTCGTTGGACGGGTTGACCGAACCTCAGAAGACGAGCCTGTTTCGCGTGGTGCAGGAGGCGCTGACGAATATCACCCGGCACGCCTCGGCCAGCGAGGTGAATATCCGGGTGCAGGCGGAAAAGGATCGTGTGCGGCTCACAATTCGCGACAATGGGAAAGGGATGGATCTGGCCGCAACCAAGCGGCTAGGGCTTGGCATGCTTGGCATGGAAGAGCGGATCCTGGAGATGGGTGGGGACCTTCAGATTGAGTCCGAGCCCGGACGGGGTACGGAGGTCAAGGCTACCATTCCCAGAAAGAGCGCATGA
- the rpmF gene encoding 50S ribosomal protein L32, which produces MPNPKRRHSKRRTSARRTHDSLKAAGLSSCPKCHEMKLPHRACPHCGWYKTREVIEVVQE; this is translated from the coding sequence ATGCCGAATCCGAAGCGACGCCACTCCAAGCGCCGTACGTCCGCGCGCCGCACGCACGACTCCCTGAAGGCCGCGGGCTTGAGCTCGTGCCCGAAGTGTCACGAGATGAAACTGCCCCACCGCGCCTGCCCCCATTGCGGTTGGTACAAAACCCGGGAAGTGATTGAAGTGGTTCAGGAGTAG
- the plsX gene encoding phosphate acyltransferase PlsX, with protein sequence MITIAVDAMGGDHAPVPEVSGAVQAATTQDVNILLVGKEQVLQAELKKFDGWKKLPIRIVNATEVVTMEDNPAKALRTKRDSSMRVSARLVRDGEAQGWISAGNTGAVMAISKTVLGMIPGVDRPALAQAFPTIKGKPAVMVDVGANVDSSAKMLAQFAVMGEIYSRLVFHTESPTVGILSIGEEDHKGNELTKSAAGLMKALPLNFIGNVEGRDLYTGLTDVIVCDGFIGNVALKVSEGLVDVIKHMLKESLESTIASKIGYVLSRQAFKDFRKRMDYSEYGGAPLLGVKGVVIICHGRSNDNAIRNAIRVATESASEHVNDRIESEIQRWQSSAGTGAEV encoded by the coding sequence ATGATCACCATCGCTGTCGACGCCATGGGGGGCGATCACGCCCCCGTCCCCGAAGTGAGCGGAGCCGTTCAGGCGGCCACCACCCAGGACGTTAACATCCTTCTTGTTGGGAAAGAGCAGGTCCTCCAGGCGGAACTCAAAAAGTTCGATGGCTGGAAAAAGCTCCCCATCCGGATCGTGAACGCCACTGAGGTCGTCACTATGGAGGACAACCCGGCTAAGGCGCTCCGCACCAAACGCGACTCCAGTATGCGTGTGTCCGCGCGGCTTGTCCGTGACGGCGAAGCGCAGGGCTGGATCTCGGCTGGCAACACCGGCGCTGTGATGGCGATCTCGAAAACCGTCCTTGGCATGATCCCCGGTGTGGACCGGCCCGCCCTCGCGCAGGCCTTTCCCACCATTAAGGGCAAACCCGCCGTCATGGTCGACGTCGGAGCCAATGTGGACTCCTCCGCAAAGATGCTCGCCCAGTTTGCCGTGATGGGCGAGATTTATTCCCGGCTGGTTTTTCATACCGAATCGCCGACCGTCGGGATTTTATCTATAGGGGAAGAGGATCATAAAGGTAACGAGCTCACGAAAAGCGCCGCGGGCCTGATGAAGGCTCTGCCGTTGAACTTCATCGGCAATGTCGAAGGGCGGGATCTGTACACTGGTCTCACCGATGTCATCGTGTGTGATGGCTTCATCGGCAACGTGGCATTGAAAGTCAGCGAAGGCCTGGTGGACGTGATCAAGCACATGTTGAAGGAATCGTTGGAATCGACGATCGCCAGTAAGATTGGCTATGTGCTGAGCCGCCAGGCGTTCAAGGACTTCCGCAAGCGCATGGACTACTCCGAATACGGGGGAGCTCCACTGCTCGGCGTCAAAGGGGTCGTGATCATCTGCCATGGAAGGTCGAATGATAATGCGATTCGCAATGCAATCCGCGTGGCGACGGAATCGGCTTCAGAGCACGTCAACGACAGGATCGAATCAGAGATTCAGCGTTGGCAGAGCAGCGCCGGCACGGGCGCCGAAGTCTAG